In the genome of Entelurus aequoreus isolate RoL-2023_Sb linkage group LG08, RoL_Eaeq_v1.1, whole genome shotgun sequence, one region contains:
- the arl4d gene encoding ADP-ribosylation factor-like protein 4D produces MGNHLGDMAPPSCFLPSFQRVHVVVVGLDSAGKTSLLYRLKLKEFVETIPTKGFNTEKVAVGVSRAVTFQVWDVGGQEKLRPLWKSYTRRTDGLVFVVDASEAERMEEARVELHKISRSSENQGVPVLVLANKQDLDAALTAGQVEKLLAVHELSVCTSRHVHGCSAVDGEGVQQGLEKLYHMILRRRKLLKHSRRRRR; encoded by the coding sequence ATGGGTAACCACCTGGGCGACATGGCGCCCCCCAGCTGCTTCCTGCCCAGCTTCCAGCGCGTGCACGTGGTGGTGGTCGGCCTGGACTCGGCCGGAAAGACGTCTCTGCTGTACCGGCTGAAGCTGAAGGAGTTTGTGGAGACCATCCCCACCAAGGGCTTCAACACGGAGAAGGTGGCGGTGGGCGTCTCCCGGGCCGTCACCTTCCAGGTGTGGGACGTGGGCGGCCAGGagaagctccgccccctctggaAGTCGTACACGCGGCGCACGGACGGGCTGGTGTTCGTGGTGGACGCCTCCGAGGCGGAGCGCATGGAGGAGGCCCGGGTGGAGCTCCACAAGATCAGCCGCAGCTCGGAGAACCAGGGCGTCCCCGTCTTGGTCCTGGCCAATAAGCAGGACCTGGACGCCGCCCTAACCGCCGGCCAGGTGGAGAAGCTGCTGGCCGTGCACGAACTGAGCGTGTGCACGTCGCGCCACGTGCACGGCTGCAGTGCGGTGGACGGCGAGGGCGTTCAGCAGGGCCTGGAGAAACTCTACCACATGATCCTGAGGAGGAGGAAGCTGCTGAAACACAGCCGGAGAAGGAGGAGATGA